One genomic region from Paraburkholderia azotifigens encodes:
- a CDS encoding YeaH/YhbH family protein — protein sequence MLHQIIDRRLAGKNKSIANRERFLRRVKGYIRRAVSEAVRDRSIKDIQNTQSITIPRKDIAEPSFRHGPGGKREMVHPGNADYIRGDKIPRPQGGGGSGGGGSASNEGEGQDDFVFELSREEFMQYFFDDLELPRLVKTHLLAVPTWKSIRAGWAAEGTPNNIDVVRSLRSALGRRIALGAPLVNELHELEKQLEEMKADPADRRDEIKLLEEDIHHLRGRIWRIPFIDPFDLRYVNRVKQPQPSSQAVMFCLMDVSGSMDEQRKDLAKRFFILLYLFLKRNYEKIEVVFIRHHTRAEEVDEDTFFHSTESGGTVVSSALELMQKILDERYSPTEWNIYGAQASDGDNWTDDSPKCRKILADDILEKVRYFAYIQVTPEEQNLWLEYAQLALSQPHMAMKKVETAADIYPVFRELFEKQVEAA from the coding sequence GTGCTTCATCAAATCATCGACCGCAGGCTGGCAGGCAAGAACAAGAGCATTGCAAACCGCGAACGCTTTTTGCGTCGCGTAAAGGGCTATATTCGGCGCGCAGTATCGGAAGCGGTGCGCGATCGCAGCATCAAGGATATTCAGAACACCCAGAGCATCACGATTCCGCGCAAGGACATCGCCGAACCGTCGTTCCGGCATGGTCCGGGCGGCAAGCGCGAAATGGTGCACCCGGGTAACGCCGACTACATCCGTGGCGACAAGATACCGCGTCCGCAAGGCGGTGGTGGCAGCGGCGGCGGTGGCAGCGCCAGCAACGAAGGCGAAGGGCAGGACGATTTCGTCTTCGAGCTCAGCCGCGAAGAATTCATGCAGTACTTCTTCGACGACCTCGAACTGCCGCGTCTCGTCAAAACCCATCTGCTCGCCGTGCCGACGTGGAAGAGCATCCGCGCAGGCTGGGCGGCCGAGGGCACGCCGAACAACATCGACGTGGTGCGCTCGCTGCGCAGCGCGCTCGGCCGGCGCATCGCGCTCGGTGCGCCGCTCGTCAACGAACTGCACGAACTCGAGAAGCAGCTCGAAGAGATGAAGGCGGATCCCGCCGACCGTCGCGACGAGATCAAGCTGCTCGAAGAGGATATCCATCATCTGCGCGGCCGCATCTGGCGCATTCCATTCATCGACCCGTTCGACCTGCGTTACGTAAACCGCGTGAAGCAGCCGCAGCCGTCGAGCCAGGCGGTGATGTTTTGTCTGATGGATGTGTCGGGTTCGATGGACGAGCAGCGCAAGGATCTCGCCAAGCGCTTCTTCATCCTGCTGTATCTGTTCCTCAAGCGTAACTACGAGAAGATCGAAGTGGTCTTCATCCGTCACCATACGCGCGCCGAGGAAGTCGACGAAGACACGTTCTTCCATTCGACGGAAAGCGGCGGCACGGTGGTGTCGAGTGCGCTGGAACTGATGCAGAAGATTCTCGACGAACGTTACTCGCCGACTGAATGGAACATTTACGGCGCGCAGGCATCGGACGGCGACAACTGGACCGACGATTCGCCGAAATGCCGCAAGATCCTCGCAGATGACATTCTCGAGAAGGTGCGGTATTTTGCGTACATTCAGGTGACGCCCGAAGAGCAGAACCTGTGGCTCGAATATG